From one Diorhabda carinulata isolate Delta chromosome 12, icDioCari1.1, whole genome shotgun sequence genomic stretch:
- the LOC130899892 gene encoding uncharacterized protein LOC130899892 — protein sequence MDILPEITQNYNNKKHSTSKYKPSQVNKSNEKSILNNTYSHLKIAGPRKFKVGDIVRISKAKHVFEKGYTPNWTTELFKITKVKITNPATYLLEDMQGTPISGCFYHEELQKTSNPDIYLVEKVLRRKGNKMYVKWLGLDSKHNSWIENIDIV from the coding sequence ATGGATATTCTGCCTGAAATAACTCAAaactataacaataaaaaacattccacatcaaaatataaacctTCTCAAGTCAACAAATCCaacgaaaaatctattttgaataacaCCTATAGTCATTTAAAGATAGCCGGTCCACGAAAATTTAAAGTTGGCGACATTGTGCGCATATCCAAGGCAAAGCATGTCTTTGAAAAAGGATATACACCCAATTGGACTACAGAACTATTCAAAATCACCAAAGTTAAAATTACCAATCCTGCTACGTATTTACTTGAAGACATGCAAGGTACACCAATCAGCGGCTGCTTCTATCATGAAGAACTACAGAAAACATCGAATCCAGACATTTACTTAGTTGAAAAGGTGCTCAGAAGAAAGGGTAACAAAATGTACGTCAAGTGGCTTGGTTTGGATAGCAAACACAACAGTtggatagaaaatattgatattgtataG
- the LOC130899893 gene encoding uncharacterized protein LOC130899893, which translates to MYGKRQRQNDNMPPMFDIYRKPMFDDSIRKAEYRTYAPFIKSFNCSDIVEFSINQVDSFFAMSETLLCIKGSLEIHGAGDVKLANIVGAFLFDSCTYSESAREMETVRDPGIVSAVRAMTCYNQEDSNHMAIAGWNYPKDPILNVSDKSFNLQIPLKHIFSIFNDYSMITCGRQTIRLVRARNDNDCLYITEKNVSGTLSTTTAKINITSVELKVKHISPNDDIKLNLMKSIQKDQPIVIPFRKWELHELPSITKGARHEVWAVKTSTSVERPRFVIVFFQTGKCNLSTADPTLFDNADVQSIRLSLNGDYWPNERMQLDFAKNDYNEA; encoded by the coding sequence atGTATGGAAAACGTCAACGCCAAAACGACAACATGCCTCCAATGTTTGATATCTACCGTAAGCCGATGTTTGACGATTCAATTCGAAAGGCTGAATACAGAACCTATGCTCCATTTATAAAGTCATTCAATTGCAGTGACATTGTGGAGTTTAGCATTAATCAGGTTGATTCGTTCTTTGCAATGAGCGAAACTTTGTTGTGCATTAAAGGTTCGCTTGAAATACACGGAGCTGGTGACGTAAAATTAGCAAATATTGTTGGAGCCTTTCTATTCGATTCATGTACGTACAGTGAAAGTGCCAGGGAAATGGAAACAGTTCGGGACCCTGGAATAGTGAGTGCCGTACGTGCTATGACTTGTTATAACCAAGAAGATTCCAATCATATGGCTATAGCCGGCTGGAATTACCCGAAAGATCCTATTCTGAATGTTAGCGACAAGTCCTTCAACCTTCAAATACCTCTCAAacatattttcagcattttcaaCGATTATTCAATGATTACATGTGGGCGTCAAACAATACGACTAGTTCGGGCACGAAATGATAATGATTGCTTATATATTACTGAAAAGAATGTCTCTGGAACGCTCTCCACTACAACAgctaaaataaacattacaagCGTTGAGCTGAAAGTTAAACATATCTCTCCTAATGACGacataaaattaaatctcaTGAAATCCATTCAAAAAGATCAACCTATAGTTATTCCATTTAGGAAGTGGGAGTTACACGAATTACCCTCAATTACTAAAGGAGCAAGACATGAAGTTTGGGCTGTCAAGACATCCACTTCAGTTGAAAGACCtcgttttgttattgttttctttcaaaCCGGCAAATGTAACTTGAGTACAGCTGACccgactttatttgacaatgCCGACGTACAAAGTATAAGACTGTCACTTAATGGTGATTATTGGCCCAATGAAAGAATGCAATTGGATTTCGCTAAAAATGATTACAATGAAGCCTAA